A stretch of Rhizobium sp. BT03 DNA encodes these proteins:
- a CDS encoding ABC transporter permease codes for MEETGIGIWGVPLAIFAGAIRVSTPFIFVSLGETITERSGRINLGLEGTLVFGAMTAYAMAVMTGSPTLGVLVAMMAGAIFGLIHGWVCKFPKVNDIAIGIAMMQFGLGMAFFLGKSFIQPVAPKLPSIALGSWSTMPQVQAALNINVLFFIGAALALFLFWAFKNTRIGLILRVVGDSTDAARAMGIDPDRVRLLATAAGGSLAAIGGAYLSLYYPGSWNEGISSGQGLMAVALVIFARWNPIGCFLAALLFGGAGALGPALQSVGVTQGYYLFYAAPYVLTLIILIATSSPTRSLAGAPGALSLTK; via the coding sequence ATGGAAGAGACAGGCATCGGCATCTGGGGCGTGCCGCTGGCGATCTTCGCAGGCGCCATCCGCGTTTCCACCCCGTTCATCTTCGTCAGCCTCGGCGAGACGATCACCGAACGCTCCGGCCGCATCAATCTCGGCCTGGAAGGCACGCTGGTCTTCGGCGCCATGACGGCCTATGCGATGGCCGTGATGACTGGCTCACCGACCCTCGGCGTGCTGGTCGCCATGATGGCAGGCGCGATCTTCGGCCTCATTCACGGCTGGGTCTGCAAATTCCCCAAAGTCAATGACATCGCCATCGGCATCGCCATGATGCAGTTCGGTCTCGGCATGGCGTTCTTCCTCGGCAAATCCTTCATCCAGCCGGTGGCGCCGAAACTGCCCTCGATCGCGCTCGGAAGCTGGTCGACCATGCCGCAGGTACAGGCGGCCCTCAATATCAACGTGTTGTTCTTCATCGGCGCAGCCCTTGCTCTCTTCCTGTTTTGGGCCTTCAAGAACACCCGCATCGGCCTGATCCTGCGCGTCGTCGGCGACAGCACCGACGCGGCCCGGGCCATGGGCATCGACCCGGATCGGGTTCGCCTGCTGGCGACGGCCGCGGGCGGCTCGCTGGCGGCGATCGGCGGCGCCTATCTTTCGCTCTACTATCCGGGCTCATGGAACGAAGGCATCTCATCGGGCCAGGGCCTGATGGCCGTGGCCCTCGTGATCTTCGCGCGCTGGAACCCGATCGGCTGCTTCCTCGCCGCCCTGCTGTTCGGCGGTGCCGGCGCGCTCGGCCCGGCGCTGCAATCGGTCGGTGTCACACAAGGCTACTACCTGTTCTACGCTGCCCCTTACGTGCTCACCCTGATCATCCTGATTGCCACTTCTTCGCCCACCCGCTCGCTCGCCGGTGCGCCGGGCGCGCTGTCGCTGACGAAATAA
- a CDS encoding ABC transporter permease yields MTIEANDPALSIVGKPASLRPVLEWTARRAEPIVIGLTAIIIGLAIFSLFILAVGKSPATLFQLMYTGGFASWFSVQNSLSRAAPLLLTALCVALPARLGLVIIGGEGAVVLGGVTAAAMAMPLAGTAPVFLTLVLMAMAAMVVGGIWIGLAGFLRHYRGVNETISSLLLSYIAIALMNQFVEGLLRDPASLNKPSTRPLPAEYMLGNIPGMDVHWGLVIGILACMVSWIVIEATSYGFAARIAGGNVRAAQIQGLPVGKLIAGFTALAGSFAGLAGMIEVAAVQGSANASLAAGYGYTGILVAFLARHNPLAIIPVAILLGGIDASGGLIQRRMGLPDATVLVLQGTLFIVILFCETFYGRFKIFNPDLWKRSL; encoded by the coding sequence ATGACCATCGAGGCCAATGATCCTGCACTATCGATCGTGGGAAAGCCGGCTTCGCTGCGCCCGGTCCTCGAATGGACCGCGCGGCGAGCCGAGCCGATCGTCATCGGGCTTACGGCCATCATCATCGGTCTTGCGATCTTCTCCCTCTTCATCCTGGCGGTCGGCAAGTCACCGGCCACCCTCTTCCAACTGATGTACACCGGCGGCTTTGCCAGCTGGTTCTCGGTGCAAAACAGTCTCAGCCGTGCCGCACCCCTTCTCCTGACGGCACTCTGCGTCGCCCTGCCCGCCCGTCTCGGCCTCGTCATCATCGGCGGGGAAGGAGCGGTCGTGCTGGGCGGCGTTACTGCAGCAGCCATGGCTATGCCGCTCGCCGGCACGGCGCCGGTCTTCCTCACCCTCGTTCTGATGGCGATGGCGGCCATGGTGGTCGGCGGCATCTGGATCGGTCTTGCCGGTTTCCTGCGCCACTACCGCGGCGTCAACGAAACCATATCGTCGCTGCTGCTCTCCTATATCGCCATTGCCCTGATGAACCAGTTCGTCGAAGGGCTGCTCCGCGATCCGGCAAGCCTCAACAAGCCATCGACCAGGCCGCTGCCGGCGGAATACATGCTCGGCAATATTCCCGGCATGGACGTGCATTGGGGTCTCGTCATCGGCATCCTCGCCTGCATGGTCTCCTGGATCGTGATCGAGGCGACGAGCTACGGTTTTGCCGCCCGCATCGCCGGCGGCAACGTGCGCGCCGCGCAGATCCAGGGGCTGCCGGTCGGCAAGCTGATCGCGGGATTTACCGCACTTGCCGGCAGCTTTGCCGGTCTGGCGGGCATGATCGAAGTGGCGGCGGTACAGGGAAGTGCCAATGCTTCGCTTGCTGCAGGCTACGGTTATACCGGCATCCTCGTCGCTTTCCTCGCCAGGCACAATCCGCTGGCGATCATTCCAGTGGCGATCCTGCTCGGCGGCATCGATGCCTCGGGCGGCCTCATCCAGCGGCGCATGGGCCTGCCGGATGCGACCGTTCTGGTGCTGCAGGGAACGCTCTTCATCGTCATTCTTTTCTGCGAGACCTTCTACGGCCGCTTCAAGATCTTCAATCCCGATCTCTGGAAAAGGAGCCTCTGA
- a CDS encoding BMP family ABC transporter substrate-binding protein — MTKLLSMNRRNFLQASAAGALAGAMPGLIGSPAAAQTALTIGFIYVGPKDDYGYNQAHAEGAAVVKALPGVTLVEEENVPETVDVQKTMESMINLDGATLLFPTSFGYFDPHMLAMAAKHPDVQFRHCGGLWQEGKHPANTGSYFGYIFQGQYLNGIAAGHATKSKKIGFVAAKPIPQVLQNINAFLLGARTVDPTITCQVIFTGEWSLAVKEAEATNALVDQGADVITCHVDSPKVVVETAAGRGAFVCGYHANQSPLAPEKYLTGAEWAWGNVYSDFVKKAQAGKKLGNFVRGGLKDGFVKMSALGPGVSAEGRKAFEATQADMMKGGFSVFKGPLKDNKGDTVVTADKSYAEDAIELESMNYLVEGVVGSTA, encoded by the coding sequence ATGACCAAACTCCTTTCCATGAATCGCCGCAATTTTCTGCAGGCTTCCGCTGCCGGAGCGCTCGCCGGCGCCATGCCGGGCCTGATCGGCTCCCCCGCAGCGGCCCAAACCGCGCTGACAATCGGCTTCATCTATGTCGGCCCCAAGGACGATTACGGCTACAACCAGGCACATGCGGAGGGCGCGGCGGTGGTCAAAGCGCTGCCGGGCGTGACGCTGGTCGAAGAAGAGAATGTGCCGGAGACCGTCGATGTCCAGAAGACCATGGAGTCGATGATCAATCTCGACGGTGCAACCCTGCTCTTTCCGACCTCCTTCGGCTATTTCGACCCACACATGCTGGCCATGGCCGCTAAGCATCCCGACGTTCAGTTCCGCCATTGCGGCGGCCTCTGGCAGGAAGGCAAACATCCGGCCAATACCGGCTCCTATTTCGGCTATATATTCCAGGGCCAGTATCTGAACGGCATCGCCGCCGGCCATGCGACGAAGAGCAAGAAGATCGGCTTCGTCGCCGCCAAGCCGATCCCGCAGGTTCTGCAGAATATCAACGCCTTCCTGCTCGGCGCGCGCACAGTCGATCCTACGATCACCTGCCAGGTGATCTTCACCGGCGAGTGGTCGCTCGCCGTCAAGGAGGCCGAAGCCACCAACGCCTTGGTCGACCAGGGCGCCGACGTCATCACCTGCCACGTCGACAGCCCAAAAGTGGTCGTCGAGACGGCCGCGGGCCGCGGCGCCTTCGTCTGCGGCTATCACGCCAACCAGAGCCCGCTTGCTCCTGAAAAATACCTCACCGGCGCCGAATGGGCCTGGGGCAACGTCTACAGCGACTTCGTCAAAAAGGCCCAGGCCGGCAAAAAGCTCGGCAACTTCGTGCGCGGCGGCCTCAAGGACGGCTTCGTCAAGATGAGCGCGCTCGGCCCCGGCGTGTCGGCGGAGGGCCGCAAGGCCTTCGAAGCCACGCAGGCGGACATGATGAAGGGCGGTTTCTCGGTTTTCAAGGGACCGTTGAAGGACAACAAGGGCGACACCGTCGTGACTGCCGACAAGAGCTACGCCGAAGACGCGATCGAGCTCGAAAGCATGAATTATCTGGTCGAGGGCGTTGTCGGGTCCACAGCGTAA